One part of the Ralstonia pickettii genome encodes these proteins:
- a CDS encoding MotA/TolQ/ExbB proton channel family protein, with protein MFSIIQAAGWPIWPLLIASVLALALIIERFVALQRKKIIPPKVYDEALAVAHQRRATPEVVNTLEQGSPLGRLLAAALRHVVLHPNTSRDAAKEVVEEAGQNVAHRLERYLNALGTIASVAPLMGLFGTVVGMIEIFGSQTAAGTNPQALAHGISVALYNTALGLVVAIPTLIFWRYFRGVVDNYVVELEHLSTTFLDAILPPRRG; from the coding sequence GTGTTTTCCATCATTCAAGCCGCCGGCTGGCCGATCTGGCCGCTGTTGATCGCCTCGGTGCTCGCACTCGCGCTCATCATCGAACGCTTCGTCGCCCTGCAACGCAAGAAGATCATTCCGCCCAAGGTCTATGACGAGGCGCTCGCCGTCGCGCATCAGCGCCGCGCCACCCCGGAAGTGGTGAACACGCTGGAGCAGGGATCGCCGCTGGGCCGCCTGCTGGCGGCTGCGCTGCGTCACGTGGTGCTGCATCCGAACACCTCGCGCGATGCCGCCAAGGAAGTGGTGGAAGAAGCCGGCCAGAACGTTGCCCACCGGCTCGAACGCTATCTCAACGCACTCGGCACGATTGCCTCGGTGGCGCCGCTGATGGGCCTGTTCGGCACGGTCGTCGGCATGATCGAGATCTTCGGCAGCCAGACCGCCGCCGGCACGAACCCGCAGGCGCTGGCGCACGGCATCTCGGTCGCGCTGTACAACACGGCGCTGGGCCTGGTGGTGGCCATCCCGACGCTGATCTTCTGGCGCTACTTCCGTGGCGTGGTCGATAACTACGTGGTCGAGCTGGAGCATCTCTCCACCACGTTCCTCGACGCGATCCTGCCGCCGCGGCGCGGTTGA
- a CDS encoding ExbD/TolR family protein has product MRFRPRRAREEPEINLIPLIDVLLVILIFLMITTTYSRYTELKVNLPTAEAEKATERPGQIVVSVTANGVYSVDKQVLDTRDVTSLADALRNAAGKAGGPEPIVIVNADAQAAHQAVVNVMEAARVAGLSHLTFATQTGNAR; this is encoded by the coding sequence ATGCGCTTCCGCCCGCGCCGTGCCCGCGAAGAGCCGGAGATCAACCTGATCCCGCTGATCGACGTGCTGCTCGTGATCCTCATCTTCCTGATGATCACGACCACGTATTCCCGCTACACCGAACTGAAAGTCAACCTGCCGACCGCCGAGGCTGAAAAAGCCACCGAGCGCCCGGGCCAGATCGTCGTGTCCGTCACCGCCAACGGCGTCTACTCTGTCGACAAGCAAGTGCTCGACACGCGCGATGTCACCAGCCTGGCCGATGCGCTGCGCAATGCCGCGGGCAAGGCGGGCGGCCCCGAGCCCATCGTCATCGTCAACGCCGATGCTCAAGCCGCGCACCAGGCGGTGGTCAATGTCATGGAAGCCGCGCGCGTGGCCGGTCTGTCGCACCTGACCTTCGCCACGCAAACCGGCAACGCCCGCTAA
- the lpxK gene encoding tetraacyldisaccharide 4'-kinase → MPVAQHRLASFVTRQWQQRGWFAWVMWPLSWLFGAVSALRRLLFRLGVLRSVRLPMPVVVIGNVTVGGAGKTPAVIALASALAEAGLRPGIVSRGYGAQLKHPRPVREHSRAEDVGDEPLLIARATDLPVWVFPDRVLCAQTLLASHPGCNVIVCDDGLQHYRLRRDIEIIVFDTRMGGNGFLLPAGPLREPMTRRRDATLINDPNYRATPDRPDVFGMHLELQDAYNLADPGLRRPLAQFARIEGGQLLAAAGIGNPERFFASLRAAGLKPSTLPLPDHYDFADSPFTDSHAEVILITEKDAVKCGHLDDPRIWVVPTTPVVDPALVEQVCQRVRALADRATLKASAQ, encoded by the coding sequence ATGCCCGTCGCCCAGCACCGTCTCGCCAGCTTCGTTACCCGCCAATGGCAGCAACGCGGCTGGTTTGCGTGGGTGATGTGGCCGCTGTCGTGGCTGTTTGGAGCGGTGAGCGCCCTGCGCCGGCTGCTGTTCCGCCTGGGCGTGCTGCGCTCGGTGCGGCTGCCGATGCCGGTGGTGGTGATCGGCAATGTCACCGTCGGCGGCGCCGGCAAGACGCCCGCCGTGATTGCGCTGGCGTCGGCGCTGGCTGAAGCCGGCCTGCGCCCGGGCATCGTCTCGCGCGGCTACGGCGCACAGCTGAAGCATCCGCGCCCCGTGCGCGAACATTCCCGTGCAGAAGACGTGGGCGATGAACCGCTGCTCATCGCCCGCGCCACTGATCTGCCGGTGTGGGTGTTCCCCGACCGCGTGCTGTGCGCGCAGACGCTGCTGGCCTCGCACCCGGGCTGCAACGTGATCGTCTGCGACGACGGCCTGCAGCACTACCGCCTGCGCCGCGATATCGAAATCATCGTGTTCGACACGCGCATGGGCGGCAACGGCTTCCTGCTGCCCGCCGGCCCGTTGCGCGAGCCGATGACGCGCCGCCGTGACGCCACGCTCATCAACGACCCGAACTACCGTGCCACACCCGACCGCCCGGACGTGTTCGGCATGCACCTCGAGCTGCAGGACGCCTACAACCTGGCCGACCCCGGGCTGCGGCGCCCGCTGGCTCAGTTCGCACGCATCGAAGGCGGTCAATTGCTGGCTGCAGCCGGCATCGGCAACCCCGAGCGCTTCTTCGCCTCGCTGCGCGCCGCCGGCCTCAAGCCGAGCACGCTGCCGCTGCCCGATCACTACGATTTCGCCGATAGCCCCTTCACCGACAGCCACGCCGAGGTCATCCTGATCACGGAAAAGGATGCCGTAAAATGCGGCCATCTCGACGACCCGCGCATCTGGGTGGTGCCGACCACACCGGTGGTCGACCCGGCGCTGGTCGAACAGGTCTGCCAGCGCGTGCGCGCCCTGGCCGATCGCGCAACGCTCAAGGCAAGCGCACAATAA
- a CDS encoding Trm112 family protein: MDNRLLEILVCPLCKGTLQHDRANNELICHVDKLAYPIRDGIPVMLADEARQTVEGTPVDPA; the protein is encoded by the coding sequence ATGGACAATCGCCTGCTGGAAATCCTCGTCTGCCCGTTGTGCAAGGGCACGCTGCAACACGACCGCGCCAACAATGAACTGATCTGCCACGTCGACAAGCTGGCCTACCCGATCCGCGACGGCATCCCCGTCATGCTGGCCGATGAAGCACGCCAGACCGTGGAAGGCACGCCGGTCGATCCGGCCTGA
- the kdsB gene encoding 3-deoxy-manno-octulosonate cytidylyltransferase, which translates to MSHAPFIAVIPARLASTRLPNKPLADIDGKPMVVRVAERTHQSSAARVVVATDAASVADACMQHHVEAVLTRADHASGTDRLAEVATVLGLPDDAIVVNVQGDEPLIAPTLIDNVAAHLRDHPDCAIATAAHPIHDPADVFNPNVVKVVLDAADRALLFSRAPLPWARDTWTPAVMAQPVAERPLPAMPVLRHIGIYAYRAGFLRRFPQLAAAPIEQTEQLEQLRAMWHGERIAVLTTDDAPAAGVDTPEDLARVRAAWAELLAQDGP; encoded by the coding sequence ATGTCGCACGCGCCGTTCATCGCTGTCATTCCCGCGCGGCTGGCGTCCACGCGGCTGCCCAACAAACCGCTGGCCGACATCGACGGCAAGCCGATGGTGGTGCGCGTGGCTGAACGCACGCATCAGTCATCCGCCGCGCGCGTGGTGGTTGCCACCGATGCAGCGTCGGTCGCCGACGCCTGCATGCAGCATCACGTGGAAGCCGTGCTCACGCGTGCCGACCACGCATCCGGCACCGACCGTCTGGCCGAAGTGGCCACCGTTCTGGGGCTGCCCGATGACGCCATCGTCGTGAACGTGCAAGGCGATGAGCCGCTGATCGCACCGACGCTGATCGACAACGTGGCCGCGCATCTGCGCGACCACCCCGACTGCGCCATCGCCACTGCTGCGCATCCGATCCACGACCCGGCCGACGTATTCAATCCAAATGTCGTCAAGGTGGTGCTCGACGCCGCCGATCGCGCACTGTTGTTCTCGCGCGCACCGCTGCCGTGGGCGCGCGACACTTGGACACCCGCGGTCATGGCGCAACCCGTTGCCGAGCGCCCGTTGCCGGCCATGCCCGTGCTGCGCCATATCGGCATCTACGCGTACCGCGCCGGGTTCCTGCGCCGCTTCCCGCAATTGGCTGCCGCCCCCATCGAGCAAACCGAACAGTTGGAGCAGCTACGCGCGATGTGGCACGGTGAGCGCATTGCTGTGCTGACCACCGATGACGCCCCCGCCGCCGGAGTCGACACCCCCGAAGACCTCGCCCGGGTGCGCGCTGCCTGGGCTGAACTCCTCGCGCAGGACGGCCCTTGA